The following proteins are encoded in a genomic region of Cherax quadricarinatus isolate ZL_2023a chromosome 5, ASM3850222v1, whole genome shotgun sequence:
- the LOC138855016 gene encoding uncharacterized protein encodes MAKEAGILDSVFTGPVRICKVLILSAGRLEGKEHAGFKLLKRCHCDDSRKRKHRLPQERPVEDGISSSDIEEPMKKEPDLDNDETQSLPSCQSDDLVVDLSTLTAQSDDSVEVTAAAGAEQTGDLEAHPDGQSEKEGKTPDVRVNAGDAVKPAEGVKPAEGVKTADDDDVPEKEIIFEREVINLTESEQEERSHSV; translated from the exons ATGGCGAAGGAAGCAGGCATTCTCGATTCTG ttTTCACTGGGCCAGTCAGAATTTGTAAAGTTTTGATTTTATCGGCTGGTAGATTGGAAGGGAAGGAACACGCCGGCTTCAAACTCCTAAAGCGGTGTCATTGTGATGATAGCAGGAAACGCAAACATAGGCTTCCTCAGGAAAGG CCTGTGGAAGATGGGATCAGTTCATCTGATATAGAGGAGCCTATGAAGAAAGAACCAGATCTCGACAACGATGAAACGCAGAGCCTTCCCTCATGTCAGTCTGATGACCTCGTTGTGGACCTCTCTACGCTCACTGCTCAATCTGATGACTCTGTTGAGGTCACTGCCGCAGCAGGTGCTGAACAAACTGGCGACCTTGAAGCGCACCCTGACGGTCAGTCGGAGAAGGAAGGGAAAACCCCCGACGTGAGAGTAAATGCTGGAGACGCAGTAAAGCCAGCAGAAGGGGTAAAGCCGGCAGAAGGGGTAAAGACGgcagatgatgatgatgtaccTGAAAAGGAAATCATTTTCGAGCGGGAGGTTATCAATCTTACAGAAAGTGAACAGGAGGAGCGCAGTCATTCAGTCTAA